From the Borrelia hispanica CRI genome, one window contains:
- a CDS encoding DUF3890 domain-containing protein: MSQHESQEETQELQNEIRQLYAEIIELLDTNEETVSFSTFMQYAKLVDMLLEVRGIDVEMLTASHIKLLMYYYTGCRLKKSGTIDDFSGNSQVVKKHKLNELEIEYEQVQSQSDGSESFGAGIKASEGFCSSFDSLLANLALVEESTTKKYCIGVAR; this comes from the coding sequence ATGTCACAGCATGAAAGTCAAGAAGAAACACAAGAACTTCAAAATGAAATACGCCAACTTTATGCAGAAATAATAGAATTATTAGACACTAATGAAGAGACTGTGAGTTTTTCTACTTTTATGCAATATGCAAAATTGGTCGATATGCTTCTTGAAGTTAGGGGTATTGACGTAGAGATGCTCACGGCTTCACATATCAAATTGTTGATGTATTACTATACTGGCTGCAGACTAAAGAAAAGCGGAACTATCGATGATTTTAGTGGCAATAGTCAAGTAGTAAAGAAGCATAAACTTAACGAACTTGAGATCGAATATGAACAGGTACAATCACAATCTGATGGTTCTGAATCTTTTGGTGCTGGGATCAAAGCTAGTGAAGGGTTCTGTTCGTCTTTTGATTCATTATTAGCTAATTTAGCACTTGTTGAAGAATCAACAACTAAAAAATATTGCATAGGAGTTGCTCGTTAA